The nucleotide sequence GAGGAACAGGCTCAGCGCCACGCCCGGCTCACCGGATCGAGCAACATCGCCGGCACAAACCCCGCGAAGGACACGCCGGCTTTGGCGAATGCGAAGGCAAGGTCGGGTCGTCTGGCGTGCCGACGCTCAGCCGAAGCGGCGCGCCTAAGCGGCGCCGGCATGGCAAGCAGGGCACCGGCGGTGGTCGCGTGGACGCCAGAGTAGCGTGAGGGCCACGGGCGTGATCCGGCTGGACCGGACCCGCTGGCGCGCGGCCTGTCCCCGAGGGATGCTTCGCGGTGCCTCAGTGGCATGCCATGCGCTGCGGGAGGCCCGGAGGCCAAGGACGCGGAACGCGGCCAGTCCGCGATCGGGCGGATCCTAATGCGATCCTTATAAGATCGCCTTCCTCTCCCTCTCGAACCCTAACGCAGTTCCCGTCCACATTCGGGCTCGGCCCAGGTCGGTCGCGGCGCGTCCGCGCCCGCCGGCCGAACGGATACGGACGCACCATGCTCGACATCTCCTTCATCGCCGCGGGCCTCGCCTTCTTCGGCCTCGCCGCCGGCTACGTTGCCCTCTGCGAACGCCTCTGAGGCACGCGCCATGCCCCTCGATCTCGCCCTCGGCGCCCTCGTGACGGCCGGGCTCCTCGTCTACCTCACCGTCGCCCTTGTCCGCCCCGAGCGGTTCTGAGCGGCCGAGCACGGACCGACCTCCATGACACTCAACGGCTGGATCCAGATCGCGCTGTTCTGCGCGGTCGTCCTGGCGCTCGTGAAGCCGCTCGGGGCCTACATGACCCGCGTCTTCACCGGCGAGCGCACCCTCCTCTCCCCCGTGCTCGGCCCCATCGAGCGCGGGCTCTACCGCGCGGCCGGTATCGACGCGCGCCACGAGCAGACTTGGCTCGACTACGGCCTCGCCATGCTCGCCTTCCATCTGCTCGGCTTCCTGCTGCTCTACGCGGTGCTGCGCCTGCAGGACGTGCTGCCGCTCAATCCGATGGACCAGGCGGGGGTGGCACCCGACCTCGCCTTCAACACCGCGGCGAGCTTCGTCACCAACACCAACTGGCAGAACTACGGCGGCGAGAGCACGCTCTCGTACCTCAGCCAGATGCTGGGGCTGACGCACCAGAACTTCCTCTCGGCGGCCACCGGCATCGCGCTGGCCGTGGCGCTGATCCGCGGGTTCGCCCGCGCCTCGGCCAGGACGGTCGGCTCGTTCTGGGTCGATATGACCCGCTGCACCCTCTACGTGCTGCTGCCGCTCTGCCTCGTCTACGCGCTGTTCCTGGTCTCTCAGGGCATGCCGCAGACGCTCTCGGCCTACGTCGAGGCCACGACGCTGGAGGGCGCCCGGCAGACCATCGCGGTCGGGCCCGTGGCGAGCCAGGTCGCCATCAAGATGCTGGGCACCAACGGCGGCGGCTTCTTCAACGCCAACGCCGCCCACCCCTTCGAGAACCCCACCGCACTCTCGAACCTCGTGCAGATCGTCTCGATCTTCGCGCTCGGCGCCGCGCTCACCAACGTCTTCGGCCGCATGGTGGGGGACGAGCGCCAGGGCTGGGCGATCCTCAGTGCCATGGGCGTGCTGTTCCTGGCCGGCGTCGCGGTCACCTACGCCAGCGAGGCGGCAGGCAGCTCCGTGCTGAACGGCCTCGGGCTCGCCGGCGGCAACATGGAGGGCAAGGAGGTCCGCTTCGGGATTGCCGCCTCGGCGCTCTTCGCGGTGGTGACGACGGCCGCCTCCTGCGGCGCGGTCAACGCCATGCACGATTCCTTCACGGCGCTCGGCGGCCTCGTGCCGCTCCTCAACATGCAGCTCGGCGAGATCATCGTCGGCGGCGTCGGCGCGGGCCTCTACGGCATGCTGGTCTTCGTCGTGGTGGCGATCTTCGTGGCCGGCTTGATGGTCGGGCGCACCCCCGAATATCTCGGAAAGAAGATCGAGGCGCGCGAGGTGAAGATGGCCATGCTCGCCGTCCTCTCCCTGCCGCTGATGATGCTGGGCCTCACCGCCCTCGCCACGGTGCTGCCCGCGGGTCTCGCGGGGCCCGCGAATGCCGGCCCACACGGCTTCTCGGAGATCCTCTACGCCTTCACCTCGGCGGCGGCCAATAACGGCTCGGCCTTTGGCGGGCTCACCGGCAACACGCTGTTCTACAACAGCCTGCTGGCGCTCGGCATGCTGGTCGGCCGCTTCTTCGTCATCGTGCCGGCCCTCGCCATCGCGGGCTCGCTCGCGGCCAAAAAGACGGTTCCGGCCTCGGCCGGCACCTTCCCGACCGATGGCGGCCTGTTCGTGGGGCTGCTCGTCGGCGTGATCCTGATCGTCGGCGGCCTGACCTTCTTCCCCTCGCTGGCGCTCGGCCCCGTGGTCGAGCACCTTGCAGGCGCGGTGGGCCAGACGTTTCCGGCGGGAGGCTGAGATGCCGCGCGCCCTGCCCAGCCGGCGCCTGCCGCGCCATCACCTGATGCCGCACCGGCCCCAATCCCACCGCGCGGACAGTCCCGCGGCAAAGCCCCTGCGCACCTCCGACCTCGTGCTGGCGCTCCTCGGTGTGGCGCTGCTGGGCGGCCTCGCCCTGCTGGCGGCCCTCGCCCTGACCGTCGGCGCGACCGCCCCCTGAACGGCCGAGGTCCGGCGCCGCGCCGGACCGTCCCAGCCCCTCTCCGGACAGCGAACCCCCATGTCCCGCAAGACCTCATCGCGCCTCAGCGCAGCCCTGATCGTGCCCGCGCTCGTGGGCTCCGTGCGGAAGCTCGACCCCCGCGCCATGATCCGCAACCCGGTCATGTTCGTGGTCGAGGTCGTGGCCGCCCTGACGACCGTGCTGTTCCTCCGCGACCTCGTGACCGGCGGCACCGACCTGCTCTTCTCCGGCCAGATCATCCTCTGGCTCTGGTTCACGCTGCTGTTCGCCAACTTCGCGGAGGCGCTGGCGGAGGGCCGCGGCAAGGCCCAGGCCGATTCCCTGCGCCGCACCCGCACCGAGATGACGGCCAAGCGCCTCGGCGGCCAGGGCTACGCCTACGATACGGTGCCGGGCACGAGCCTCAAGGTCGGCGACATCGTCCTGGTAGAAGCCGGCGACCTGATCCCCTCCGACGGCGAGGTTATCGCGGGCGTGGCCTCGGTCAACGAGGCGGCGATCACGGGCGAATCCGCGCCCGTCATCCGCGAGTCGGGCGGCGACCGCTCGGCCGTGACCGGCGGCACCCAGGTACTCTCCGACGCGATCAAGGTCCGCATCACGGCGGCCGCCGGCGCGACCTTCGTCGACCGCATGATCGCCCTCGTGGAGGGCGCGTCGCGCCGGAAGACCCCCAACGAGATCGCGCTGAACATCCTGCTCGCGGGCCTCACCATCGTGTTCGTCTTCGCGGTGGCGACCATCCCGAGCTTTGCGCGCTACGCCGGCGGCTCCATCCCGGTCATCGTGCTGGTCGCCCTCTTCGTGACGCTGATCCCCACCACCATCGGCGCGCTGCTCTCGGCCATCGGCATCGCCGGCATGGACCGTCTGGTCCGCTTCAACGTGCTGGCCATGTCGGGCCGCGCCGTGGAGGCGGCCGGCGACGTCGACACGCTGCTCCTCGACAAGACCGGCACGATCACGCTCGGCAACCGGCAGGCGATCGCGTTCCAGCCGGTCCGCGGCGTCACCGAGCAGGAACTCGCCGATGCGGCCCAGCTCGCCTCGCTCGCCGACGAGACGCCGGAAGGGCGCTCCATCGTGGTGCTCGCCAAGGAGACCTACGGCATCCGCGCGCGCGACATGGCGGGGCTGAACGCCTCCTTCGTGCCCTTCACCGCGCAGTCGCGCATGTCGGGCGTCGATCTCGACGGCTCGTCCATCCGCAAGGGCGCGGTCGACGCGGTCATTGCCGCGGTCTCCGGGCAGCCGATGGCCAGCCGCGGCTCCAGCGCGGCGCTCGCCTACCACCCGGCCGCCGAGACCGAGGTGGTGGGCGAGATCCGCGCCATCGCCGAGGAGATTGCCACGGCCGGCGGCACGCCGCTCGCTGTGGCGAAGAATGGGCGCCTGCTCGGCGTGGTCACCCTGAAGGACATCGTGAAGGGCGGCATCGCCGAGCGCTTCGCGGAACTGCGCCGGATGGGCATCCGCACGGTCATGATCACCGGCGACAACCCGATGACGGCGGCCGCCATCGCCGCCGAGGCCGGGGTGGATGATTTCCTGGCCCAGGCAACCCCGGAGGACAAGCTGGCGCTCATCCGCAAGGAGCAGGCTCAGGGCAAGCTGGTGGCCATGTGCGGCGACGGCACCAACGATGCGCCCGCGCTCGCTCAGGCCGATGTGGGCGTCGCCATGAACACCGGCACGGTCGCTGCCCGCGAGGCCGGCAACATGGTCGACCTCGACAGCGACCCGACCAAGCTCATCGAGATTGTCGGCATCGGCAAGCAGCTGCTGATGACGCGCGGGGCGCTGACCACATTCTCCATCGCCAACGACGTGGCGAAGTACTTCGCCATCATCCCGGCGATGTTCATCGCGCTCTACCCGCAACTGCAGGCGCTCAACGTGATGGGGCTGTCCTCGCCGCAGAGCGCGATCCTGTCGGCCATCATCTTCAACGCACTGATCATCGTCGCGCTGATCCCGCTGGCCCTCAAGGGCGTGACCTACCAGGCGGTCGGGGCGGCCTCGCTGCTGCGCCGCAACCTGCTCGTCTACGGCCTCGGCGGCGTCCTGGTGCCGTTCGTAGCCATCAAGGCCATCGACATGGCCGTCACCGCCCTCCACCTCGCCTGAGACCCGGGCCTCGGAGACTCGATCCATGCTGAACCAGCTTCGTCCCGCCCTCGTCCTGCTCGTCGCGCTGACGGCGGCCACGGGTCTCGCCTACCCGCTGGCCGTGACCGGCATCGCGGGCGCCGTCTTCCCCGCCAAGGCTGCCGGCAGCCTGATCCTGCGCGACGGCAGGGTCGTCGGCTCCAGCCTCATCGGCCAGAGCTTCACCGGCGCCGGCTATTTCCACGGCCGGCCCTCGGCGACGACCGCCGCCGACCCGGCCGACGCCACGAGGACGGTGCCGGCGCCCTACAACGCGGCGAACTCCATGGGCTCCAACCTCGGGCCGACGAGCGCGGCGCTGGCCGAGCGGGTCAAAGGCGGTCTCGATGCGCTGAAGGCGGAGAACCCGAACGCGCCGGTGCCGGTCGATCTCGTCACCGCGAGCGGCTCGGGCCTCGATCCCGACATCTCGCCCGACGCCGCCCTGTTCCAGGTCCCGCGCGTTGCCAAGGCCCGCAACCTGCCCGAGGACAGGCTGCGCGACCTCGTGACGGCGAATGTCGAGGGGCGCACCGTGGGCCTGCTGGGCGAGCCCCGCGTCAACGTGCTGGCGCTCAACCTTGCCCTGGACGACCTCGCCAAGCACTGAGGAGCGAGCATGCCCGAGACCGGCCGCGACCCTGACCGTCCCTCGCCCGACGCTCTGCTCCAGGCGGCGCGCCGGGAGGAGCGGACGCGCGGCCGGCTCAAGGTCTTCCTCGGGGCCGCGGCCGGCGTCGGCAAGACCTACGAGATGCTCACCATCGGGCGCGCCCGGCTGAAGGCCGGTGCCGACATGGTGGTCGGCGTGGTCGAGACCCACGGCCGGGCCGAGACCGAGGCGCTGCTCGAAGGCTTGGAGGTCATTCCGCGTCGCCGGGTGCCCTATCACGGCACCGTGCTGGAGGAGATGGACCTCGACGCGCTGCTTGCCCGCCGGCCCGGGCTCGCCCTGGTGGACGAGCTCGCCCACACCAACGCACCGGGCTCGCGCCATCCGAAGCGCTACCAGGACGTGGAGGAACTGCTCGATGCCGGCATCAACGTCCTCACCACCCTCAACATCCAGCACGTCGAGAGCCTGAACGACGTCGTCGCCGCCATCACCCGCATCCGGGTGCGCGAGACCGTGCCGGATGGAGTCCTCGATCGGGCCGACGACATCGAGGTGGTCGATCTCAACCCGGACGACCTGATCGAGCGCCTGAAGGCCGGCAAAGTCTACGTGCCGGCCAACGCCGAGCGGGCTCTGAAGCACTACTTCTCCCGCGGCAACCTCACGGCTTTGCGCGAACTGGCCCTGCGCCGCACCGCCGACCGGGTGGACGACGAGCTCCTCAGCCACATGCGGGCGAACGCCATAGCCGGGCCCTGGGCCGCCGGGGAACGGGTGCTCGTCTGCGTGAGCGAGGATCCGCGCTCAGCCGGGCTCGTGCGCTACGCCAAGCGGCTCGCCGACCGCCTGCACGCCCCCTGGACCGCGCTGGTGGTCGAGGGTCCGCGCACGGCCTCCCTCACCGAGGCCCAGCGCGACCGGATCGCGGAGGCCCTGCGGCTCGCCGACCGGCTCGGCGGCGACGCCGTGACCCTGCCGGGAGGCCGGCGCATCGCCGACGACATCCTAGCCTACGCGCGCTCGGCCAACGTGAACCACATCGTCGTCGGCAAGGCGACGCGGTCCTGGTGGTTCGAACTCGTCAACGGCTCGGTGGTGCACGACCTCGTCCGCCGCAGCGGCACCATCGGCGTCCACGTGGTGCCCGGCGAGGCGGCCCCGGCGGACGGACAGCCGCGGCGCGCCGTGGCGACCGTCGCTCCCGGACCGGCCTTCGACGCGCGCGCCTACGGGCTGGCCGCGCTCATGACGGGCGCCGGGCTCGGCCTCGCCCTGCTCCTCGAACCCTATGCGGGCGTCGAGAACGCCGACCTCGTGCTTCTGACCGCCGTCGTGGCGGTGGCGGTCCGCCTCGGCCTCGGCCCCTCGCTCGCCGCGGTGGTGCTGGCCTCGCTCGCCTACAATTTCTTCTTCCTGCCGCCGGTCTACACCTTCACCATCGCCGATCCGACCAATGTCGCGGCCTTTCTGCTGTTCACCCTGGTCGCCGTGCTGGTCTCGAACCTCGCCGCCCGCGCCCGCCTGACGGGGGTGGTCAGCCAGGCCCGCGCAAGGTCCACGGAGCGCCTGTTCGGCTTCTCACGCAAGCTCGCCGGCTGCGGCACCCTCGACGACGTGCTCTGGGCCACCTCCGCCCAGGTCGCCGCCATGCTGAAGGTCCGGGTCGTCCTGCTCCTGCCCGACGGCAAGGCCGTCACCGTGCGCGCCGGCTACCCGCCCGAGGACATGCTGGACGAGGCCGACCTCGCCGCCGCGCAATGGGCCTTCGACAACGAACGCCCGGCCGGCCGCGGCGCCGACACCCTGCCCGGCGCCCGGCGCCTGTTCCTGCCGATGCGCACCGGGCGCGGCACCATCGGGGTGATCGGCCTCGACGCGGACGGCAGCGGCCCGATCCTGACGCCGGAAGGGCGCCGCCTCCTCGACGCGCTCGCCGATATGGGCGCGCTCGCCATCGAGCGGGTGCGGCTCGTGGAGGATCTCGACCGGGCCGAGCGCGCCGCCGAGACGGACCGGCTCGCCCGGGCATTGCTGACCTCGATCAGCCACGACCTGAGGACGCCCCTGGCCTCCGCGCTCGGCGCCGCCAGCACCCTGCGCGACCTCGACGCGGCGCTCACACCCGAGGCCAAGGCCGAACTCCTGGCGACTATCATCGAGGAATCGGAGCGGCTGAACCGCTTCATCGTGAACCTGCTCGACATGACGCGCCTGGAGGCCGGCGCGGTGGCGCCGAACCTCGCGCTGCAGGACGTGGCCGAGACCGTCGATACCGCCCTGCGGCGGACCCAGGCGGTCCTGGCCGGCCACCGGGTCGCTGTGGATGTCGCGCCCGACCTGCCGACGCTCCGCCTCGATCCCGTCCTGTTCGAGCAGGTGCTGGTCAACCTGCTCGACAACGCCGCCAAGTACGCGCCCGAGGGCTCCACCGTCACCGTGCGTGCCCGGCGGGAGGGCCGGTCCGTTTGCATCGCGGTGCTGGACGAGGGCAACGGCATCCCGGAGGCGGATGTCGAGCGGGTGTTCGACAAGTTCTACCGGGTGCACAAGAGCGACCGGGTCCGGGCCGGGACCGGGCTCGGCCTCGCCATCTCGCGCGGCTTCGTCGAGGCGATGGGCGGCACCGTCGGCGCCGGCAACCGCCGCGACCGCCCGGGCGCCGCCTTCACGGTGACCCTGCCGGTGCCGGCCCGGACCGCACCGAGGGAGATCGCCGCATGAGCCCGACCATCCTCGTCGTCGACGACGAGCCGCCGATCCGCAAGTTGCTGCGCATGGGGCTGGCCACCCAGGGCTATGCCATCCTGGAGGCCCCGAACGCCGCCACCGCCCTGGAGGTGCTCGGCCGCGAGAGCCCGGACCTCGTCATCCTCGACCTCGGCCTGCCCGACATGCCCGGCCACGATCTGCTCCGCGCGATCCGGGCGAGCCATCCCGGGCTGCCCATCGTCGTGCTGTCGAGCCGCGATGACGAGGCCGGCAAGGTCGAGGCGCTCGACCTCGGCGCCGACGACTACGTCACCAAACCGTTCGGCATGGCCGAGCTCCTCGCCCGCCTGCGCGCGGCCCTGCGCCACCAGCTCGCCGCCCAGGGCGAGCGCCCGGTCTTCCGGGTCGACGGCCTATCGGTCGACCTCGTCCGCCGCATCGTGAAGGTCGGCGACGCCGAGGTGAAGCTGACCCCGCGCGAGTACGACTTCCTGCGCGTTCTGGTGCTGCACGCCGGCAAGGTGCTCACCCACGCCCAGCTGATGCACGCGGTCTCGGTCTCCTCGGAGCCGCAATACCTGCGCGTCTACGTGCGCCAGCTTCGCCAGAAGCTGGAGGCCGACCCCGAGCGCCCGCGCATCCTTCTCACCGAGACCGGCGTCGGCTATCGCCTCCGCGCTCCCGACGACGAACCGAACCTCAAGCTGCGTGCGGCAACCGACGCCAAGCCGGCCGTGACGGAGACGAGCCCTTGATATCGATCCCCGAACGTCGTCGCCCGGCGCGATGACCGTCGACGAATTCCTCGCATCGCCCGACCTGGCCCACGGCCCGCGCATCCCGATCAAGAAGGTCCTTCTGAAGGAGCTGGCCAACCTGTCGAGTCTGACGCTCGGTCTCGACGCCGACGACGGCCTCGGCGCCCTCCTGCGACGTGACGATCTCGGCGCGACCAGCGTCGGCGACGGTGCGGCGCTCCCGTAGGGGCGGTTCGAGGCTGCCCGGCGCCCCTGCGGCCTTCCGGCGCGTCGCCGAATCCGGGAAGACTCCTCTTCTCGGCTTGCTTGCCAAGTGCCGGCGACTGAGGACGCACGATCGGGCCGAACCGGTGGGACGATAATCGTGCCGACCGATCGGAAAATTTGACGTTCCGCCAATGAGGGTTTTTGCGGCAGCCATAGGTACGATCGCCTATGTCTGCCGCAAGCTGCCGGACGACACAGTCTCGGAAGCTGATCTGTCTCTCGCCATCCAACACTCTGTCCATTCGATGAATGACAGATCGTTCGCAGCAGCGAGGCGAGGCCGCCTGACATTGCAGGCCCTCAGAAAACCATGCGTTTTTTAGACCATTCCGAGCGCTTGCATGTAAAGCTCAAGTATTGCCTCTTCTTCTTGCCGCTCGGCGTGGTCTTTCTTTCTGATTCTGAGGATCGCCCTAACCGCCTTTGCGTCAAAGCCCCGTCCGCGCAATTCCTGGAAGACCTCTTTCACATCTGCGGCGATGCCAGCCTTTTCTTCCTCCAAACGCTCGATGCGTTCGATGAACTGCTTGAGCTCGTCAGCTGCGACGCCTTCCGATGAGGAGACATCTCCCGTCTTGGGCATTGAGTGTGCGTTCATGAAAATCCTCGTCACCGCGCGGGCGCGCGCCCGCGATCACGGATCGCCCGGGGCCGCCCCACCCTCGCACTGGCCCAAGTGGTAGACGAGCGACGTTACCGGAAGCTTGAGGCCGGCTCTGCGAGCCGGTGCCGGCCCGTCGGGGCGGTGCCGCCCGAGGCCGTGCTCAATGCTGAGGCGGGGCCTTCGCGAAGGCCGCCCGCTGCTCGGGGCTCGCCTCGGTCTGGTGGCGCGCTTTCCACTCGGCGTAGGGCATGCCGTAGACGTGCTCGCGGCTCTCGTCCTTTGAGAGCGGCACGCCGCGCTCGTCGGCCGCGTCCTTCAACCAGTTCGACAGGCAGTTCCGGCAGAAGCCCGCGAGGTTCATCAGGTCGATGTTCTGCACGTCGGTGCGCCCGCGCAGGTGGCTGACGAGGCGGCGGAAGACAGCGGCCTCCAGTTCGGTCTGGGTCTTGGCGTCCATCTTGGCATCCATCTTGGCGCCCACTTTCGGATCGATCTCGCTCATGCCGGCCTTCCCCTGAGAGGTATCCTGCCTCAGGTCGGCAGGAGCCGCCCCGGCGTCAAGTCGCGCAGGGCGGCAGAAGCGGCCCGAGACAGCGGGCGAAGCGCTCGGCCCATTCCGTCTGGCCCGCCTCGCCGGCGATGAGATCCTGCCGGATCTCGACCAGCGCGTTCCGCAGGCCGCGGGCGGTGGCGTGGCGGTCGATCGTGTCGCCGGGTAGTCCGCCGCCGTAGGGCTCGTTGTCGCCGACCGTGAGACCGGCCGGATCGGCCCTCAGGGCCTCGATCAGCGGACGGCTCAGGCGCTCGTCGCGGTCGTACAGGATGCCGACCTGCCAGGGCCGGGCGACGCCGCGCCAGTAGGGCGTGAAACTGTGGATCGTCACGATCATCGGCGCCGTGCCCGTGGCCTCGGCGGATGCCACTGCGGCGTCGATCGCCACGTCGAACGGGTCGTAGAAGCGGGCGAGCCGGGCCGCCTTGCCGGCCGCGTCGATGCGGGCGTTGCCCGGCACCACGGCCCCGTCCGAGAGGCGCATCACCAGGGTCGGGTCCGTGCGGCCCCGGTTCGGATCGATGATGAGGCGGGAGAAGTTCGTGAGGATCGCCGGCGCACCGAGCAGGGCCGCAAGGCGCCGCGTCACCCCCGCCGCGCCGATGTCGTAGGCGATGTGCCGGCCGAACTCCGCCTCCGCCACGCCGAGCGCGATGTCGGGCGGCACGTGGTTCGAGGCGTGGTCGCAGGCGAGGATCAGGCCGCGGGCCGGATCCCCGGCGACGATCTCGACCGGGTGAGGCTGCGCGCTGTCGGGACGGGCGGATGTGTTCACGGGGCCGGTCGGGTCCTCGGGCGGGCATGCGGGAAGCTTGAGCCTTGCCGTCCGGCGCGGGCTCGGGCAAGCACGTATCAAGGATCGTGCGCCCCCGGCAAGAAACGGGGCCCGCCCCGTCGCGCGGACAGGCGCGGGATCGAGGCCCGGGACGAAGAGACCGCACGGCAGAGACGAACAGGCGAGGAGCCCCGCGATGACCGCCCCCACCGATCCGGCCGTGCAACAGGCCCGCACCCTGCTCGACCGTTTCCTCGCGGCCGGCATCGCGGCGGCCCATCCGGAGAAGTGTCTGCGGGAGCACCTGCCGCAGCCGGCGCCGGGGCGGCTGATCATCCTGGGCGCGGGCAAGGCCGGCGGCAGCATGGCGGCTGTGGCGAGCCGGTTCTACCGCGAGGAGCACGGGGTGCCGGAGGAGCGCATCCTCGGTCTCGCGGTCGCGCGCCACGGCTACGGGCAGGAGGCCCCAGGCATCCGCATGGTCGAGGCCGGCCACCCGGTGCCGGACGAGGCCGGCATCGCGGCCACGAAGGAGGCCCTGCGTATCGCCAGCGAGGCCGGGCCGGAGGACGAGGTGCTGGTGCTCCTCTCCGGCGGGGGCTCCGCCAACTGGATCGCGCCGGCCGGCGACCTGACGCTGACCGAGAAGCAGGCCATCACCCGAGCGCTGCTGCGCTCCGGCGCGCCGATCGGCGAGATCAACACCGTGCGCAAGCACCTCTCGCGCATCAAGGGCGGGCGCCTCGCGCTCGCCGCCCGCAATGCCCGCTCGATCCTGACGCTCGCGATCTCCGACGTTCCCTTCGACGACCCAGCGGTGATCGCCTCGGGCCCGACCGTGCCGGACCCGTCCACCCTCGAACAGGCCCGCGCGATCTGCGAGCGCCGCAACATCCCCCTGCCCGAGGCGGCGGTGCGGCTCCTCAACGATCCGAACAACGAGACCCCTAAGGCGGGCGACCCAGCCTTCGCGCGGGCCGAGTACCGCATCATCGCCCGGCCGATCGATGCGCTGGAGGCCGCCTCCGCCGCTGCGCGCGAGGCGGGCTACGAGCCGGTGATGCTGGGGTCCGACCTCGAGGGCGAGGCGCGCGAGGTCGCGGCCGAGCACGCCGATCTCGCCCGCAAGGCCAAGTCCGAGGGACGGAAAGTGGCGCTGATCTCGGGCGGCGAGCTGACCGTCACCATCCGGGGCGAGGGTCACGGCGGACCGAACCAGGAATACGCGCTGGCGCTCGCCATCGCGCTCGACGGCGCGCCCGGCATCCGCGGCATCGCGGCCGACACGGACGGCACGGACGGCGGGCGCGGCGAGGCCACCGACCCGGCCGGCGGCCTCGTGGACGAGACGACGCTGGCGCGTGCCCGCGCGGCCGGCCTCGATCCGGCCGCGATGCTCGCCGACAACGACTCGACCCGCTTCTTCGAGACCATCGGCGACCTCGTCCGGCCCGGCCCCACCCGCACCAATGTCAACGACTGCCGCATCATCCTGGTCGACTAGTCTTTTGGGGCCTCTGCGTCGCTGTTCGGCGGGCCTCCTGCTCGGAGGTGCGGTGGCGTTGCTCGCCGCCGCCCCCGCGCGGGCGGATCTGCGCCTATGCAACCTCACGCCCAGCAAGGTCGGAATCGCGCTGGGCTACCGCGACCCGCAGGGCTGGGTGACCGAGGGCTGGTGGGATCTGGCGCCCAAGGGCTGCGAGACCCTGCTGCGCGGCTCTCTGGCCGCGCGCTTCTACTACGTGTTCGCGGTCGACTACACGCGCGGCGGCGAGTGGAGCGGGCGCTCGCTGATGTGCACCCGCGACTCGGAATTCACCATCCGGGGCGTCGAGGACTGCCTCGCCCGCGGCTACGACCGCAACGGCTTCTTCGAGGTCGATACCGGCGAGCAGAAGAGCTGGACTATCCAGCTCACGGATCCGAACCAGCCGGCGGCGCAACCCTGAAGAGGGCCGGCCCGCAGACGACCTGCCGGGCCCGGAATCGGAGTGCCGCCATCCGAGCCGTGCCATCTCCGGGCCCGTGACGGCACGAACTGAGCCTGCGGCGCTCACGCAACTGTGTGGTGGTCCGTCCTCGCGCGGTTCCTAGATAAGAACCAACGTGATGCAGGTCACGTGACGCAAACTTGGAGCCTGTTGGTCTTAGCGATCGGCAGGCTTTCTCTTGCGGTTTGCGCGTGCATCACGGTCCATCGTGCGAACACGAAGGCGTGAGCACGAACAGGGGAAAGACTTTCCGGCGAAAGACTGCGCCGTATCTTCGGTCTGTCTGTCAGAATATCGGAGGAACCCTATGCGCTCTCACATGCTCGGCGCCGCCCTGCTGCTGATTCTGCCGCTATCGGCCCACGCCCAGGAGGCCGGCGACGCGGCGGCCGGCGAGAAGGCGTTCGCGCCCTGCAAGGCCTGCCACAACTTCGAGAAGAACGGCGTCGGACCGGACCTGAAGGGCGTCGTCGGCCGCAAGGCGGGCACCTATGAGGGCTACACCTACTCGGCCGCCCTGAAGAACTCGGGCCTGACCTGGGACGAGGCCAACCTGCACGAGTGGCTGAAGAATCCGAAGGCTAAGGTGCCCGGGACCAAGATGATCTTCCAAGGCTACCCGGACGACAAGAAGATCAACGACGTGATCGCGTATTTGAAGACGAAGAGCTGAGCCGGGCGCCGCGTAACGGCACCCGGCCGCGTGACCGGGTTTTGATTTCTCGGCTCAGTTTGTCCTGATTCGGGAGCACGTACTGGAGCGCTCTCCGCCGAATTGGGTGCCGGTTCGGCG is from Methylobacterium radiodurans and encodes:
- a CDS encoding K(+)-transporting ATPase subunit F → MPLDLALGALVTAGLLVYLTVALVRPERF
- the kdpA gene encoding potassium-transporting ATPase subunit KdpA encodes the protein MTLNGWIQIALFCAVVLALVKPLGAYMTRVFTGERTLLSPVLGPIERGLYRAAGIDARHEQTWLDYGLAMLAFHLLGFLLLYAVLRLQDVLPLNPMDQAGVAPDLAFNTAASFVTNTNWQNYGGESTLSYLSQMLGLTHQNFLSAATGIALAVALIRGFARASARTVGSFWVDMTRCTLYVLLPLCLVYALFLVSQGMPQTLSAYVEATTLEGARQTIAVGPVASQVAIKMLGTNGGGFFNANAAHPFENPTALSNLVQIVSIFALGAALTNVFGRMVGDERQGWAILSAMGVLFLAGVAVTYASEAAGSSVLNGLGLAGGNMEGKEVRFGIAASALFAVVTTAASCGAVNAMHDSFTALGGLVPLLNMQLGEIIVGGVGAGLYGMLVFVVVAIFVAGLMVGRTPEYLGKKIEAREVKMAMLAVLSLPLMMLGLTALATVLPAGLAGPANAGPHGFSEILYAFTSAAANNGSAFGGLTGNTLFYNSLLALGMLVGRFFVIVPALAIAGSLAAKKTVPASAGTFPTDGGLFVGLLVGVILIVGGLTFFPSLALGPVVEHLAGAVGQTFPAGG
- the kdpB gene encoding potassium-transporting ATPase subunit KdpB, whose protein sequence is MSRKTSSRLSAALIVPALVGSVRKLDPRAMIRNPVMFVVEVVAALTTVLFLRDLVTGGTDLLFSGQIILWLWFTLLFANFAEALAEGRGKAQADSLRRTRTEMTAKRLGGQGYAYDTVPGTSLKVGDIVLVEAGDLIPSDGEVIAGVASVNEAAITGESAPVIRESGGDRSAVTGGTQVLSDAIKVRITAAAGATFVDRMIALVEGASRRKTPNEIALNILLAGLTIVFVFAVATIPSFARYAGGSIPVIVLVALFVTLIPTTIGALLSAIGIAGMDRLVRFNVLAMSGRAVEAAGDVDTLLLDKTGTITLGNRQAIAFQPVRGVTEQELADAAQLASLADETPEGRSIVVLAKETYGIRARDMAGLNASFVPFTAQSRMSGVDLDGSSIRKGAVDAVIAAVSGQPMASRGSSAALAYHPAAETEVVGEIRAIAEEIATAGGTPLAVAKNGRLLGVVTLKDIVKGGIAERFAELRRMGIRTVMITGDNPMTAAAIAAEAGVDDFLAQATPEDKLALIRKEQAQGKLVAMCGDGTNDAPALAQADVGVAMNTGTVAAREAGNMVDLDSDPTKLIEIVGIGKQLLMTRGALTTFSIANDVAKYFAIIPAMFIALYPQLQALNVMGLSSPQSAILSAIIFNALIIVALIPLALKGVTYQAVGAASLLRRNLLVYGLGGVLVPFVAIKAIDMAVTALHLA
- a CDS encoding K(+)-transporting ATPase subunit C, whose product is MLNQLRPALVLLVALTAATGLAYPLAVTGIAGAVFPAKAAGSLILRDGRVVGSSLIGQSFTGAGYFHGRPSATTAADPADATRTVPAPYNAANSMGSNLGPTSAALAERVKGGLDALKAENPNAPVPVDLVTASGSGLDPDISPDAALFQVPRVAKARNLPEDRLRDLVTANVEGRTVGLLGEPRVNVLALNLALDDLAKH